From one Citrobacter sp. Marseille-Q6884 genomic stretch:
- the arnC gene encoding undecaprenyl-phosphate 4-deoxy-4-formamido-L-arabinose transferase → MFDATPIKKVSVVIPVFNEQESLPELIKRTSTACEKLGKEYEILLIDDGSSDNSAQLMMEASQAQGSHIVSILLNRNYGQHSAIMAGFSHVTGELIITLDADLQNPPEEIPRLVATAEEGFDVVGTVRQNRQDSVFRKTASRMINHLIQRTTGKAMGDYGCMLRAYRRHIVDAMLHCQERSTFIPILANIFARRATEIPVHHAEREFGDSKYSFMRLINLMYDLVTCLTTTPLRMLSLLGSVIAATGFTLSVLLVVLRLTFGPQWAAEGVFMLFAVLFTFIGAQFIGMGLLGEYIGRIYNDVRARPRYFVQHVIRPHTTPSTEEHHA, encoded by the coding sequence CGAACAGGAAAGTCTGCCCGAGTTAATTAAGCGAACCAGCACCGCCTGCGAAAAACTGGGTAAAGAGTATGAAATTCTGCTGATCGATGACGGCAGTAGCGACAATTCCGCGCAGCTGATGATGGAGGCATCGCAGGCCCAGGGCAGCCATATCGTTTCTATTCTGCTCAACCGAAATTACGGACAACACTCAGCGATTATGGCGGGTTTCAGCCATGTCACCGGAGAGTTGATCATCACGCTGGACGCCGATTTGCAAAACCCGCCGGAGGAGATCCCGCGGCTGGTCGCGACAGCAGAGGAAGGCTTCGATGTGGTCGGAACGGTTCGCCAGAACCGACAAGATAGCGTGTTTCGTAAGACAGCTTCGCGGATGATCAATCATTTGATTCAGCGCACAACCGGTAAAGCGATGGGCGATTACGGCTGCATGCTTCGCGCCTACCGCCGTCACATCGTGGATGCCATGTTGCATTGCCAGGAACGCAGCACTTTTATCCCCATTCTGGCCAACATTTTTGCCCGCCGCGCGACGGAAATCCCGGTGCACCATGCAGAACGTGAATTTGGCGACTCGAAATACAGCTTCATGCGTCTGATCAACCTGATGTATGACCTGGTGACCTGTCTGACCACCACACCGCTGCGTATGTTGAGTCTGCTGGGCAGCGTCATTGCCGCAACGGGCTTTACCTTATCCGTTCTGCTGGTCGTACTTCGCCTGACGTTTGGCCCACAGTGGGCTGCAGAAGGGGTATTTATGCTGTTTGCCGTGCTGTTTACGTTTATCGGCGCACAGTTCATTGGCATGGGATTACTCGGCGAATACATCGGTCGTATCTATAACGATGTCCGCGCACGCCCCCGCTACTTTGTTCAACACGTTATCCGCCCACACACCACGCCATCAACCGAGGAACACCACGCATGA